CAACCCGGGGGATATAAAGCCCCAGCAAATAATGCCCCAATGGGCTATGGAAATATGAATAATAATGCAATGGGTTATAATAGCAATAATTCAGCGAGTGGAACAAATTATCAGGGATCACCTAATTATCAGCCCAACATGGCTCAATCTCAACCATCAAATTTGCAACAATATCAAGCGCAAAATCAACAGCAACCGTATATAACTGAAGAATTTGTTAATCCACCAGTGTATGTTGATGAGAATAATTTTAATCCTTACAATAATGAAATGTATGCGCCCCCTGGTTATAGTGAAGGGTTAGGAAACATGGATATGACAGCAATGAACGCCTCAGCAGAATCATATTCTAATGATGAAGTTTATCGTGGTCAAGAGGTTAATAATAGTTCGGAACATAGTATCCCAAATCCTACGACGAATTATCCGCAAGCAGTATCTTCAGAGTTAACAAATGAAAATCTTAATGAGGATAATAACTCACCAGCACAAAGTGAAAATATAACACCAGTAGTAGAAACAACAAATGATCAACCATCTGTTGTGTCAAGTTCGACGCCAGAACAAGTTGAAAATCACAGTTATGTTGAAAATGAAAATGTTCAACAACAAGGTAGTTTAAATAACTTAAATTATGGGAATGAAAATCAGAACCAGGATTATTTAAATGATGATTACACAAATGATTATATTAATTTCTTAGATAATGATTTATTAACTGCTGGGTTATCAAAAAAAGAATTAAAACGGTTAAAAAAAGAAGAAGAACGTCAACAAAAAATACAAACTAAGTTAGCGAAAAAGAATACAAAAAAAGGAAAGTCTGAAAATAACTTTGATATTGAAGACTTAAGTCAAATTGTTGAATAAAAGGTTCCAAGACAATAAATATGGAACCTTTTTCTTTAAAAAAGTGTAGAAAATTATCATTTTTAGTGAAATTAACTTGTTTTTTTAATTAAGATAATGTTATAATAAGTAAGGTTTTCGGGCTATAGCTCAGCTGGTTAGAGTGCACCCCTGATAAGGGTGAGGTCGATGGTTCAAGTCCATTTAGCCCGACCATTTTTTAATGGGCCCGTAGCTCAGCTGGGAGAGCACCTGCCTTGCACGCAGGGGGTCGACGGTTCGATCCCGTTCGGGTCCACCATTTATATGTTATGTTAAAATAAAAAAATGTTTGTAAATAGGAATATTTACTTTTTTTATTTTAAAATAAGATATAATTAATAATGACAAAAAGAAGGTTGGAAATATGTTAGGAAAAGAATATTGCGGGAAAAAGGTAACAGTAGTTAGAATTAATCCGTTAATTGAAAATGAATTTTTACATAAAATTCATCAAATTGGGATTTATCCGCACCAAGAAATTGAAGTTATTAAGTATCAAAATAAAATTTTACATATTAGAGTCAATAATGTTGAATACGCAATTAACATTGACCAGGCAAAGTATATTGAGGTTAGATATGTCGTGTCATAATTCAGCTGTGAAATCCCCTAAGAAAAAAGATAAAAATAATTACTTTTTATTAGTGGGATCACCTAATATTGGTAAATCAACTTTCTTTAATCATTTAACAAATAAAACTACAATTATTGGAAACTTTGACCGAACAACAGTCGCCCCGATGGTTGGTAAAATTAAACAGACAACTGATTTGAAGTTAATGGATTTACCAGGAATTTATAATTTAAATGCCCGTGGTGATGATGATAATGTTGTTTTAAATACTATTTTTAAAACAGATTTTAGTGGTATTTTAAATGTTTTAGGAGCTAATTCGTTTTTACGCGATATGCATTTAACCATTCAATTATTAGAAACCCAAAAACCATTAGTTTTATCAATTAATATGGTTGATGAGTTAAAAAACCAACGAATTTTAAACAATAAGTTAGCAAAAATGTTAACTTGCCCAGTTGTGTTAACGGTAGCGAAAACTAATAAGGGATTAAACAATGTTCAAAAAGAATTAGCATGTCCTTTGAATGCGTTTAAATTAAATTATGGTAATGATATTGAAAGTAAAATTACCCAAATTACCGAAAAATTAACAATTAGCGGAATGTCAAAGCGGTTTTTAGCAATTCAACTATTAGAAAATAACCAAATTGCCATTGATTATTTAAAAAATAACCAGGAAAATTACGAGGAAATTTTAGCATTAACTGCTGAAAATAATAATGCCAACCAGGAAGTTATTTACCAAGTCCGTTTTGATTTTATTAAAAAGTTATACCAAGAAATTTTTGTGTTAGAAAATTCTGTTTTAGCAGTAACCAAAAATAAGATTAAAAATTGGCATGAAAAAGTTGACTATTTATTATTAAAGCGCACCTTTGGGCTCCCAATTTTTGTTTTGCTCCTAGTTGGTTTATACTACATTACCTTTGGTCCCTACACAGGTGGTTTTTTAAATGAAAAATTAGATTATTTATTTAATGATTTGCTATTAACACTCATTAAAGATAAAATGCTAGCCACTAATGCTCATCTTTTCTTAACGGGTCTCATTTGTGATGGGATTTTAGCTGGTCTGTTTGCGGTCCTACCATTTATTCCTTATATTTTGATCTTATTTTTATTTGTTGGATTATTTCAACAAAGTGGTTATTTAGCCCGCGTCTCAGTTTTAACTGACCAGTTACTATCACCCTTTGGGTTATCAGGACGGAGTGTCATTAATTTAATTTCTGGGATGGGATGTAATGTTCCTGCCATTATGATGGCGCGTAGTACAACTAATAAAAAAGAAAAATTTATTTCAATTTTTATTGCGCCCTT
The sequence above is drawn from the Spiroplasma eriocheiris genome and encodes:
- the feoB gene encoding ferrous iron transport protein B, producing MSCHNSAVKSPKKKDKNNYFLLVGSPNIGKSTFFNHLTNKTTIIGNFDRTTVAPMVGKIKQTTDLKLMDLPGIYNLNARGDDDNVVLNTIFKTDFSGILNVLGANSFLRDMHLTIQLLETQKPLVLSINMVDELKNQRILNNKLAKMLTCPVVLTVAKTNKGLNNVQKELACPLNAFKLNYGNDIESKITQITEKLTISGMSKRFLAIQLLENNQIAIDYLKNNQENYEEILALTAENNNANQEVIYQVRFDFIKKLYQEIFVLENSVLAVTKNKIKNWHEKVDYLLLKRTFGLPIFVLLLVGLYYITFGPYTGGFLNEKLDYLFNDLLLTLIKDKMLATNAHLFLTGLICDGILAGLFAVLPFIPYILILFLFVGLFQQSGYLARVSVLTDQLLSPFGLSGRSVINLISGMGCNVPAIMMARSTTNKKEKFISIFIAPFISCSARATVFAFVASMIFTKNTWLVVFILQIFSGLTALLIGLLFSKTMFRKKANLFLIEVPKWRTPDFLTIIKLMWLELKTFLIRAGKFILLGSIIVWLFSHLGIHGVLTDEQIDQSFIGYVGRGLSYLFMPLGLNDWRMATSLLLAFPAKELAISNMTIVFGSQTAISSFFNLANGISFMLFFLLYIPCLSTMAVIKKETNWKMLVSNALFSLATAYIIGVIGYWIFYPLI
- a CDS encoding FeoA family protein; amino-acid sequence: MLGKEYCGKKVTVVRINPLIENEFLHKIHQIGIYPHQEIEVIKYQNKILHIRVNNVEYAINIDQAKYIEVRYVVS